The genomic window AGCACAGTATACTGTCCCGACGTCACATCCGCAACTACGGCTTGCTTAAATGCTATACTGAAACGACGTTGTACCTTTTCCATCGCCCGGCTCCTGTTGGTAGGTAATTACTACCTGTCAACTTATTCCCGGACGAGACAACGATTTACTGTTCACTCTTCACTGTTTACTATTCACAACGACCGAACCTCCTGCGTCCCTATGGGCTACATTTTTGAAACCGAAATAGAGCAGATCATGACCGCCGTCCGATCCCGAACCATCGGCGAGGCGGAGAGTATTCGCTTGAAGGACATTCTCTCGGCAGAACTGCATCCCGCAGTAAAGGCCTACTTCAAAGCCCGGGTGCAGCAGATGCTGCAGCAGGAGCGTCAGACGGAAGTCCGCTCGAAGAAATTCCCTTATTCTCTGCGGGAAGTTCTTCGGATGCAGGAACAGATCGACTTGCTGCTCGTGCACAACTATGTGTTCGGCCAGCACGACTTTGCGCTTATGCTGGATCACGCTGTCCATTTCCAATTCAACTTTCTCTGCCGCCCGCAGTGGACGCTGCTCAATTTCATTTTCGAGAACCAGCGCCGCCGTCCCACGTCGGATATCCGGCGAAAGCTCCGGTACTGCGTCGACTATTCGTACTACGCGGAAATCATCAAGCGCTACATCGAAGAGCGCGGGCTCGCGGAAATGACGTATGAAGAGTTCACGGAGCTCCTCGAGAAAATCGACCGGGAAATCGTTCCGCGGCATACGAGCGTCGAGCTGGCGCTCATGACGCGACCGATACTTCGGTTCATCGCGTCTGCCAACCTCACCCCCGGCCAGGAACCGTCCGAGCCGAAGATCCCGATCAACGCGGCGATCGTCTTCTTCGAAGACAAGAAGCTGAACGATATCAAAGAGAGGCTGGAAACCGAACGGGATCGGAACGAAATCACCGGCCTGAGCCTTCGTGAGCTTGCGAGCTTCATTGAAAAGGTCAGGACGAAGAACGAGGATGCCGAAGTCGAGTTCCCCGAGGCGCAGGCTCCGGAGGAACCGGCCGCGAAAACGGAGGAGAGCCCCAAACCGAAAGAACCGGTGACGGAGGCCGTGAAAGCCCCAAAGGCTCCTATCAAGATTTATTCTGATTTCGTCGAAGACGAGCCTTTTCTTCTTCCTCAGCCAGAACAGCCCGACGTCCTGGAAGGGTTCGACGGAGAACCAGTCCCGCCGGGAGAACTTGTGAATCTGCATTCCCTCTTCTCACCATCAGAAGAGAAGACGTTCATCAAGAAGGTGTTCCAGAAGGATGACCTTTTGTTCCGGGAATCGCTGGATCAACTCAACCGCATGGCGGATTGGAAGGAAGCATCGACGTATCTTCAGCAGGTGTTCATCACCAACGATGTCGATCCGTTTTCGGAAGTCGGCATCCTGTTCACGGACAAAGTTCAACGCCGGTTCCTTCCCGGAGAAGACAGCAAGCCCGAAGAGAAGTAACTCTCGCAGTCCCAGTTTCACTACCAGAAAGCAAACTCCATGCAATTCATCGACGAAGCTGTCATCTTTGTGAAGGCCGGTAATGGCGGCAACGGAACGATCAGCTTCCGCCGGGAGAAGTATGTTCCGAAGGGGGGGCCGGACGGCGGCAATGGAGGAAATGGCGGGAACGTCATCATCCGCGCTGACAAGCAGCTCGGCACGTTGCTCGATTTTCGGTACAAGCGTTCATACAAAGCCGAAAGCGGCGAAAATGGGCGGGGAAAAGACCAAACTGGAAAGACCGGTGTGGATGTTGTCCTCAGAGTCCCGTGCGGAACTCTTGTAATGCAGGGATCGGACAGAACAGTCGTCGGGGATCTGCTCCACGAAGGAGATGAGGTTGTTGTCGCCAAGGGGGGCAAAGGGGGGCGCGGCAACGCAGAGTTTGCGACCTCCACCAACCAGGCCCCGAGGATAGCAGAACCCGGGACGCCGGGCGAAGATTGTGAGCTCAATCTCGAACTCAAACTCATCGCCGATGTGGGGCTTGTCGGATTTCCGAACGCAGGCAAATCCACGCTCATCTCAGTCGTCTCAGCTGCGAAACCGAAGATCGCCGACTACCCCTTCACGACGTTGACGCCGAATCTTGGAATTGTCCGCTTCGCGGAAGGGAAGAGCTTCACACTTGCGGACATGCCAGGGCTCATCAAGGGGGCGCATCTGGGGAAAGGGCTAGGTATCCAGTTCCTTCGCCATATCGAGCGGACGAGAGTGCTCGTGTTCCTGATCGAATCCATCAGCGAAGATCCGAAACGTGATTACGAGATCCTGCTCAACGAGCTGGCCAGCTACAACGCAGCGCTGGCGAAAAAGCCGAAGATCGTTGCTCTGACCAAGATCGATCTCTTCGAAGAAAAAGCGCAGAAACGCCTGAAGCGTATTTCATTTGGAAAGAAGATAAAGGTCATGTGCATCTCCTCTGTCTCGAGGGAAGGGCTCCAGCCGCTCCTCGAGGAGATGTGGCACGCTCTGAAACCAACCTAGAGTCCCGTACAGGAGTTGACTTGAACAAGTCAATAAGCGAGTCGGGGATACGTCGAAAAGAGAAGGCACACACCCCTTCCATCCCCTCTCCCCGACACTCCGGCCATCGCACAGAGGGGACTGTTAGCGCTTAGATTGTCGGTTCCAGCGTATCTTGAAACAAACGTCCCCTCTCGTGCGTGGGAATGTGGGCTGTGAGAGGGGAGCTGAGGGGTGTGTGTTTTTTCAGTTCGGTTGCTGACTTAGTCAAGGCTTTTCCGGGACATAACATTAGAGATTGGCTGATCCTTTCCACCCGATGAAACGAACCCCACTGACTCCCCGGAAGACCATCGTCACGCTTGCCGCACTCTCCGGTGTGTTGGTGGTTGTCGCTGCGGGTTCGCTGCTGGTCGGTTCGACCCCCATGTCCGTCTCGGAGTTGTGGCGCGCGCTGACTTCCCCCTCCGATCCGTCGATGGAGATGCAGCGCACCATTATTTTCACCATCAGGCTCCCGCGCGTCCTGCTTGCACTGATCGTTGGCTCGGGCCTGTCAGTGGCAGGAGCTGTGCTTCAGGCGCTTCTGCGAAATCCTCTGGCGGAGCCGTATATACTTGGAATATCGAGTGGTGGGACCGTCGGTGCGCTTGTCGCAATGATGGCGGGTATCGGGGCGGCGCATTTTACCACGCCGTTGTTTTCGTTCGTGGGATCAGGACTTGTGATGCTTCTGGTCTTCGCGCTGGGGCACCGGCGCGGGATCCTCGACACGAACGCTCTTCTCTTGTCGGGAATCATGGTCGGGGCGTTTTTCAGCTCGATTGTGCTTCTCTTCACTGCGCTCGTCAATCAGGACCTTCGCACGACATACCTGTGGCTCATCGGAAACCTGAGTTCGGCAGACATCCAGTCGTTCTGGGTTGTTGCGCCGCTGATTCTACTGGCTTCGGTCGCTCTCTCCACACAAGCCCGTCACTTCAACCTGATTTCCACCGGCGATGAGACCGCGCTGCATCTCGGCGTCGAAGTGGACAGGGTCAAGCGCTTCTCGTACTTGCTCGCGTCTTTTATTACCGGTCTTGCCGTTTCCGTGAGCGGCGTGGTTGGCTTCGTCGGACTTGTGGTGCCTCACGCCTGCCGTCTGATGTTTGGGCCGGACCACCGACTGTTGCTCCCCGCTTCGTTCCTTGCCGGGGCAAGCTATCTTGTCGCCTGTGACCTGCTGTCGAGAGTCGTGCTCGCTCCTTCTGAAATCCCCGTTGGCGTTGTTACTGCAGT from Ignavibacteriales bacterium includes these protein-coding regions:
- the obgE gene encoding GTPase ObgE, with the translated sequence MQFIDEAVIFVKAGNGGNGTISFRREKYVPKGGPDGGNGGNGGNVIIRADKQLGTLLDFRYKRSYKAESGENGRGKDQTGKTGVDVVLRVPCGTLVMQGSDRTVVGDLLHEGDEVVVAKGGKGGRGNAEFATSTNQAPRIAEPGTPGEDCELNLELKLIADVGLVGFPNAGKSTLISVVSAAKPKIADYPFTTLTPNLGIVRFAEGKSFTLADMPGLIKGAHLGKGLGIQFLRHIERTRVLVFLIESISEDPKRDYEILLNELASYNAALAKKPKIVALTKIDLFEEKAQKRLKRISFGKKIKVMCISSVSREGLQPLLEEMWHALKPT
- a CDS encoding iron ABC transporter permease, whose translation is MKRTPLTPRKTIVTLAALSGVLVVVAAGSLLVGSTPMSVSELWRALTSPSDPSMEMQRTIIFTIRLPRVLLALIVGSGLSVAGAVLQALLRNPLAEPYILGISSGGTVGALVAMMAGIGAAHFTTPLFSFVGSGLVMLLVFALGHRRGILDTNALLLSGIMVGAFFSSIVLLFTALVNQDLRTTYLWLIGNLSSADIQSFWVVAPLILLASVALSTQARHFNLISTGDETALHLGVEVDRVKRFSYLLASFITGLAVSVSGVVGFVGLVVPHACRLMFGPDHRLLLPASFLAGASYLVACDLLSRVVLAPSEIPVGVVTAVVGAPIFIYLLKKNW